The stretch of DNA GTCTCTGCATGCCTTCAAACATACATACAATATCATGAATATTGGGTTacctttattttcttcaacattAGAACCAAGATTTGATTTCAACAACTCATTTGCATAGTCACATATTATTTTGTACTATTCTTGAAATGAACTATCAGCATGGATGGATGCCATTGTTTTTGCCCTAAAAGCAATAAACCTAAAGACACCAATGTTCCATTTCCTACCAACTTTGTTACGAATGTCTGCCATCTTGATATTTTGATCTTCTCTTATTGTCTTCTCTACCTTCCCACTTAACCACTTTAAATTCATTAAACTAACATCACATATAACTACATAACTACAATAAGCATACCACTGACATTTGCCTTTTGCCTCCAAGCATTTCACCCTCACTCTCCATTTATCATTCTTAAGAAATTCAAACTTTTTCCCATTTTGCACATTATATGTTCTTGTTGCTTGAATAAATTCTTCCTTTTATATGAAGTATGTTCCAACTTCCCATTTATAGTCATCCAGAGTTTTGAGCATTGAAAATGTCTCAAAGTGTCCACAACTATTTCTATATTCACCCATTGATTCATTATCTTCATCATtgtccaaaatttcaaattctcattGTCAAATTGTCCTCTAGAATATATGTTGTATTGGACATTTTCATCATCAACTATGGCCTTTGACTTTCGAGTGGATGACTAAGATGGTTCAGTCACATATTCTTCATCAATTCCAACTTCAACTTTCAAATTAtcttttcataaattatattccattacATCAAAAATCAACTAATCATTCTTCATTGAAAACGTTACTCCAACTAGCATCATCAAAGTCAGCCTCACCCTCCTTTCCACCGCTCAAACTCACCTCACCCTCATCCTCATCTTCacttttatcaatattttatttatttatctatatatatatattatatttatttattattaataatttgtttgaatatattgttttgggtgtttataatataatattaagagcGGTTTTAAACATTGAATATTTACTTTGATGATCAAACCGTTTTTAATATTTGCTACCTTTAATCTTTTTATGTAACTGAATTAAATAGTATTTAAGTTTgtaaaatagatttatttagTAATCAACAagtcaattaatttaaataaaatgtttttaaaataaataaatactaaccttgaaaagttaataaagtctaattattttaaaatcatgtaggtttctaataattaaattttaataatccaaaaaatatataaatttcatttatataatgAAACCTACATGATTATATACCGGGTTAACtctataaaacatttttaatcaattagtagtgaaaattaatatatatacataaacatatatattttataaccgatgcaaactattaaatttagaataataaaTACTGTAAACAGACAAACATATTCTGGTAGACTTTCAATTCTCAACTttcctaaaatttaaataaataaaaaaatgaaaaatgagttaaaagttGAGATGGTCTCCATCAGAAAACATCATGGGTAACAAGAAGGAAGCAAAAGACAACGGGCTACCTTCAAATATTTCTGCGAACTAGCACATTCCTGCCACGTCATCGATCCGAGTGACCTTCCGCATAATATATCATCAGCCGTCGGATAATCATCTTTTGCGATATTCCTAACCGTCCATTTTCTAAAAAAGATGAACAAAGGAGAGTTGTAAAAGAGGCATGAAATTTTTTcctttatctttttaattaaatttctttccaatttttaatttgtttatcttCCTTTAAATTCAATCCTCAGATCTTTGCAAGAGTCATCCATATCATACTCTTCactttcctttaaatttttttaaccatcCTCTGTTAAAGTTTGCAGATTTTTGGTGGGGTTGGTTCAGGGTACTGTGCAAGCTTTTCAACATCTTCACAACCGGCAGCATCAATGGCCACTGAAGAGGTTAATAAACCTCAGTCACTTCCTCCATACCCCGAGGTAAAATTTTACACCAAAATTCAGATTctatttttgagttttttcttACCATAATCAAATTTTCGAACAAATATCTTAACAAACCCGGTAGATTTCTCACTGATCTAACTGATCTGTACATTTTAACCGACTTGGGTTTCTTGTTTTGTCTACCATGCTCGATTTTTGGCACTTTTGGGAAAGAAGTTAAGAGTTTTGAGGAACTTAACAAATCAGGAAAAAAGGGTTTTAATATATCTGGTCTCGAATGATTGTTTTGTATTCTTGCGAACTCACGACACGAGCCGTGATTTTCAGATAGAGACTTCGTTTTTATGgcaattgtatttttttaaccttGGGAGGTTTTGATTTTCTTGATGTAGCTGATACTGAAAGCGCTTGAAGCTCTGAATGAACCAAGTGGATCCAGCAAATCAGCAATATCAAAGTACATAGAATCGACCTATGGTGAGTTACCAGACTCAACCGTTTTGGGGAATcaactgaacaagatgaaaGATAGTGGAGAACTTGTGTTCAGTAGGAACAACTACCTAAAAGCTGACCCAAGTGCCCCACCAAAGAGGGGCCGTGGAAGGCCACCGAAGGCAAAAGCCCCAGTGCCACCAGGCACCGTCGTGTCCCCGCCGCGGCCAAGGGGTCGTCCACCAAAGGACCCAAATGCCCCTCCGAAGTCCCCAAAGCCCAAGCCCACCCCTGGAAGTGGCAGGCCGAGGGGCAGGCCAAAGAAAATTCCTCGATCTCCGGCAGCGGCGTCGGTGTCGCCGGCCGCCGTCTCGAGCGGAAGGCCCAGGGGCAGGCCTCCTAAGGTGAAGCCTCAGTTGACAGAAGTGAGTGTTGAGTTATAGAATTGTTTGTTTATTTGGGTGGCAAATGTAGTGTTCCTACTCTGTATAAGTGGTGGGTGTGATGTTAGATTCTGTGTTGATGTAATCTCGTTGTAAAATTATGTAGTGGTAGCTGACTTACTACGAGGCTTTcttgtttgttttcctttctaaTTATCAAAGAGAACAGTGACTTGGACTAATTCTTATCTTGTGTTGTCAGACATTAATTTTTAGTTCATTATCCTCGGTGGATCTCACCAAAATTTCAATGGAAAATTGTGaaagaaactaaaatttataataggTATTTTTGAAAACTAGGTTTTATATGTATGATTTTAAACAAGGGAATGGAGAGGGTAACAGGGTCCCCAGAGTGATGATGTAATAAATTTGACTCTATGCTTGATATCTGGCACCAACCTATGGAGAACCACCTCGTACGACACAATCTATATTCCCATGTCTGTGTTGATAAGACATCTCCAGTGTTGTGTGAAGTCGTTGTTGTTTCCTTGAGGGGGGTAATAGGCTGGCATGGTTTGACCACTAGGCTAGTGCGTGTTATCTCTCCATCAGCTTAACTGTCAGAGTGACATAAATTTGAAATCTCAGCAATGTAATTGATCTGCTTAGTCACACATTTTGCAATTAAAACTTAGGGTTTTGATAGGCCAAATCCAGTTAAGGTTGAATGATAtggttttattactatttttattgttatagttaATTGTGTTCTTTTACAAGCTTTTATAGGATTggtttgtgttttgtgttatgTTTTGGATGTGACACAGTTTCATCTCTTAACCTGCCAGGTCGAGTGGTAGCTACAATTTTTGAGTTATGAGACTATATGTTATATTCATATACGAATTCGATGCCAAGTACTATTTCTTGAATTGTCTTTATAttcaattacaaaaaataatgataagtTGATCATTTAAACGAATCATTTATTTGTATGTACGTTTTTTTGTGAGTAATATTTTACAGGGAATGATTATTTTTAACGAATGAATTTTGTAAGGAtgtacttatttaaaaaattttaattagagaCGTGTctataagataaatttaaatattttttatatataaatatcatcaaacttttatttatatatttaaaacaattttattatatgtaaattCATACATAATTGAAAATTAGTATCATACGAATTTCTTtcgatttcttttttttaaataacatcaTGAACTTCATCGAGATATCATCTCACAACTTATCCTATTTTTGTTGCAACATCACATTTATTATATAGCACGTCATATACCTATATaatgttaatataaattttgaaagaaatttaatatatatgttatCTGGCTCTATAGTTTATACgtacaattttttcaattgtgCCAATAAATTTGTTAACATCTACCCATTATTGTGATGTGCTACAATAATTTAGGAAAATGCTATTGTCACTGTAacctataattaaaatatttaataattgaatgtTGATATgtcattatatttgttatatgtGATCCAATCAAGTAAGAGAATTTAAATTTCAGTACATAATATTCAAAAGAAATAATGTATGTATCTCCTTATCACCTCAATCATGAATGTGATAAAACTGAACATGTAATTCAAGAACAACaatcttttgtaattttttattataataatttactatttataattatgtaagttaataatttgattatttttttaactaaaagttgttcaataatattaatagtatgagtatttatttgtatttatataggTTCACATTTTGACTTTCACTTATTATCTTCATAAAAATGGATACTAAAGTATGTgaatactttaatttaatatcaaaatgatATATTCAAACTAAGCGtaattttaatatctaattttCATACAAAACTACTAAAGTTTATATTTATCGGTTATAAGGAAGTGTTAACCAATTTCTCTTACTACACCATTTTTATCTTGTATATGAGCAAATGGAACAATTACACCTTTCTTAATCATCACCAACACTAACCTCTACTTCTCctcttggatttttttttttaaatggttagGCTAGCAACAATAGCCACGTCAATCCATTTTGATTgtacaacaaaatatataaaatcatgaACAAGGTAGAAGGAAGAAAGGAGTGAAGTAACCTTAAGAAAGATCGAggttattttacattttttttgttatggaAACATTAACCATAACGCAATGaatcttaattatatatcaatattttgcCATTGCAtgaagttgttaaaaaataaactaaaaactcaataaagaaaatattaaaattctgAAAATATGTTtgcacataatttaaaaataaataataaagattgattttgataaataaaaataaaaataaaaacttgctTGTAAACACGATTTCTAAAATCATAAAAGTGTTTTTAAACACAATTTCAGCTCAAAATTTTTACTTTGACTCAAATTTGTACTTGAAAGCACAAATACTTCAAAATTGTGATTCCaaacataatcttcaaatgcttattttctttttaatagtgACCCATTTACGTAATATTGGAAGAAAATTAGTAATTATGTAAAAAACTAATGTATGATTAGTCTATTAGGTactataaactatttataataattacttcTGACTTTTGTCAAGTAATAGTTGAAAAAACTATCAAAAACgggtaataaaaaaataattacataataggTCATATAATGGGAAAGGTCACATATAAGATGAGTTCTTGTCATTTTATAAACCTAattctttgtttgtttttatagGAATAATACGAGGTggcattagaaaaaaaaagttgaaaaatgagattaaaaataaataaattttaagtaaaatttttattaaattaagtaaatttaaacataatatataattattatatattttgcattatgcatataaaataataaaatatttaacaaccaTGTAAAACAGCAAAACTGTTGTATAAATGTGTTATGTTTCAGTCCATTTATATACTTGGAAGTATCATTTATTGCATTTGTAAACAGGTAAGGTAACAATTAATAAACCTTTTAAAGCTTAACTTGAACCTAGCTGTGCCATTAATTGCCTTATTTTGTGGGCTAcattaaattcatttataac from Vigna unguiculata cultivar IT97K-499-35 chromosome 8, ASM411807v1, whole genome shotgun sequence encodes:
- the LOC114194364 gene encoding HMG-Y-related protein A-like — encoded protein: MATEEVNKPQSLPPYPELILKALEALNEPSGSSKSAISKYIESTYGELPDSTVLGNQLNKMKDSGELVFSRNNYLKADPSAPPKRGRGRPPKAKAPVPPGTVVSPPRPRGRPPKDPNAPPKSPKPKPTPGSGRPRGRPKKIPRSPAAASVSPAAVSSGRPRGRPPKVKPQLTEVSVEL